In a genomic window of Amycolatopsis japonica:
- a CDS encoding iron-siderophore ABC transporter substrate-binding protein, producing MARIPTLSAVRGRLKTAGVLASALVLAASLTACGGGGESATPAAQNSAGSAVDANAFPTTIEHKYGSTTITQEPKRVVTVGLTEQDALLALGVVPVGVTEWLGKYPGTIGPWATDKLGGAALPEVLKDVDGPQYEKIAALKPDLIIALYSGLTKEQYDKLSQIGVPVVAQPKEYNDYGIPWNEATKKVGQAVGRATKANELVKAVEDKFAQARKEHPEFAGKSALMASTYEGYFVYGSQDGRSHILESLGFKLPADLDAVIGDKFGKSLSAERTDLLDRDALVWLIDTPAKAQEILGKDALYTGLKVAKEKREVFIENEGNYGSAVSFVTVLSLPYVIDRIVPQLSAAVDGDPKTEVKPAS from the coding sequence ATGGCCCGAATCCCCACCCTCTCCGCCGTGCGAGGGCGCCTGAAGACCGCCGGTGTACTGGCGTCCGCCCTGGTGCTGGCCGCCTCGCTCACCGCGTGCGGAGGAGGCGGCGAGTCGGCCACCCCGGCCGCGCAGAACTCCGCCGGCTCCGCGGTCGACGCGAACGCGTTCCCGACCACCATCGAGCACAAGTACGGCAGCACCACCATCACCCAGGAGCCCAAACGCGTCGTCACGGTCGGCCTGACCGAACAGGACGCGCTGCTCGCCCTCGGCGTGGTCCCGGTCGGGGTCACCGAATGGCTCGGCAAGTACCCCGGCACGATCGGCCCGTGGGCGACCGACAAGCTCGGCGGCGCCGCGCTGCCCGAGGTGCTCAAGGACGTGGACGGGCCGCAGTACGAGAAGATCGCCGCGCTGAAGCCGGATCTGATCATCGCGCTGTACTCCGGGCTCACCAAGGAGCAGTACGACAAGCTGAGCCAGATCGGCGTCCCGGTCGTCGCGCAGCCCAAGGAGTACAACGACTACGGCATCCCGTGGAACGAGGCGACCAAGAAGGTCGGCCAGGCCGTCGGGCGCGCCACCAAGGCGAACGAACTGGTCAAGGCCGTCGAGGACAAGTTCGCCCAGGCTCGCAAGGAGCACCCGGAGTTCGCGGGCAAGTCGGCGCTGATGGCGTCGACCTACGAGGGCTATTTCGTCTACGGCAGCCAGGACGGCCGCTCGCACATCCTCGAATCGCTCGGTTTCAAGCTGCCCGCCGACCTCGACGCCGTCATCGGTGACAAGTTCGGCAAGAGCCTCAGCGCCGAACGGACCGACCTCCTCGACCGCGACGCGCTCGTCTGGCTCATCGACACCCCGGCCAAGGCGCAGGAGATCCTCGGCAAGGACGCGCTCTACACCGGCCTCAAGGTGGCGAAGGAAAAGCGCGAGGTCTTCATCGAGAACGAAGGCAACTACGGCAGCGCGGTCTCGTTCGTGACCGTGCTGAGCCTGCCGTACGTGATCGACCGGATCGTCCCGCAGCTTTCCGCGGCGGTCGACGGTGACCCGAAGACCGAGGTCAAGCCGGCCAGCTGA
- a CDS encoding metallophosphoesterase family protein has translation MDRRAFMVAAGGAAAGVTMLPGQAEAQGKWGPRGPVVRFNILSDIQGDLTDFGKALDDLHAINPGSAGLGIAGDLTPRGYDFEYAQLRSTFDKHPHPREVAWAIGNHEFYVPKWRDPDTLAQETWPNGTTEDSLFRSFYRFAGRNTVYSETSFGGVPALCLGTERYAKYHDPKLWDEVWMSDGQFTWLEQRLRYWSNRRSPVMVLTHHPLPNTVSGTHNKLYRSDYLQPDRLLSILGRYRDVFLFSGHTHWDLNLSDWVVRRVVPGTGNLEGFTVVNTAAVQTGWTDDGKGGEVSLGGAFNQGLQVEVSSGSVVIKARDFTTKTWLKQITVPLHNSRPREW, from the coding sequence ATGGATCGAAGAGCGTTCATGGTGGCCGCCGGCGGTGCGGCCGCAGGGGTGACGATGCTGCCGGGACAGGCCGAGGCGCAAGGGAAGTGGGGCCCGCGCGGGCCGGTCGTCCGCTTCAACATCCTCAGTGACATCCAGGGCGATCTCACCGACTTCGGCAAGGCGCTCGACGACCTGCACGCGATCAACCCGGGCAGCGCGGGACTCGGTATCGCGGGTGACCTCACCCCGCGCGGCTACGACTTCGAGTACGCCCAGCTCCGCTCGACCTTCGACAAGCACCCGCATCCGCGCGAGGTGGCGTGGGCCATCGGCAACCACGAGTTCTACGTCCCGAAATGGCGCGATCCCGACACCCTCGCCCAGGAGACCTGGCCCAACGGGACGACCGAGGATTCGCTGTTCCGCAGTTTCTACCGGTTCGCGGGCCGCAACACCGTCTACAGCGAGACGTCGTTCGGCGGGGTTCCGGCGCTCTGCCTCGGGACCGAGCGGTACGCGAAGTACCACGACCCCAAGCTGTGGGACGAGGTCTGGATGAGCGACGGCCAGTTCACCTGGCTGGAGCAACGGCTTCGATACTGGTCGAACCGGCGCAGCCCGGTGATGGTGCTGACCCATCATCCGTTGCCCAACACGGTTTCCGGTACGCACAACAAGCTCTACCGGTCCGACTACCTGCAGCCCGACAGGCTGCTTTCGATCCTCGGCCGATACCGGGACGTGTTCCTGTTCTCCGGGCACACGCATTGGGATCTCAACCTGTCGGACTGGGTGGTCCGCCGGGTGGTCCCGGGTACCGGCAACCTCGAAGGGTTCACCGTGGTCAACACCGCGGCCGTGCAGACCGGGTGGACGGACGACGGCAAGGGCGGGGAAGTGTCCCTCGGCGGTGCTTTCAACCAGGGGCTACAGGTCGAGGTCTCGTCGGGCTCGGTGGTGATCAAGGCCCGCGACTTCACCACGAAGACCTGGCTGAAGCAGATCACCGTTCCACTGCACAACTCGCGGCCTCGTGAGTGGTAA
- a CDS encoding MbtH family protein, protein MTNPFENPDGTYLVLVNDEGQHSLWPEFVEVPAGWTTKFGPAARPECLEYVETNWTDLRPASLVKAMES, encoded by the coding sequence ATGACGAACCCGTTCGAGAACCCCGACGGCACATACCTGGTGCTCGTCAACGACGAGGGACAGCACAGCCTGTGGCCCGAGTTCGTCGAGGTCCCGGCGGGCTGGACCACGAAGTTCGGCCCGGCCGCGCGTCCGGAGTGCCTCGAGTACGTCGAGACCAACTGGACCGACCTGCGGCCCGCTTCGCTCGTCAAGGCCATGGAGTCCTGA